A genomic stretch from Candidatus Hydrogenisulfobacillus filiaventi includes:
- a CDS encoding FMN-binding glutamate synthase family protein yields the protein MTLWQVALVDLGVLALAGLGLLVALQVGWQRARARWEQELGADPRQSPTELLFSLRATTPAEVVLTALRAAQGRVAEHPMGSAPLVQWLDHLAWDPATISPPPLPRRRVVDTRVRLGPRAARPLELALPVLPAPMGYGVGVTDAAKVALAQAATVSGTAAASGEGPYLPEERAWAHRWILQASRAGWAHQRAVVALADMVEIQIGQGAEAAIGIAKGPRHLPRRLRHASDHPRTPIRIHARPPRSLAAWIRAIHRANPAVPVGVKLPASAHLEADLARLLEAGVDVITLDGAEAASANSPAVISDHFGLPTAVAVARAHRWLVAQGLRDRVSLVASGGARGAADIAKLLALGADAVAVGTSLLLAMSHGQVHRVVPAAGPAALVLAAPRIPGGGLKVGDAAEHLARWFAATREELVLIAQALGVPSLRALNPSQLVARSEEAARLFGIPYAGAPPGRPPAAWAHNLTALAAGYRRLEQILDGIGRGLGLRPPAKGGGEYGGG from the coding sequence ATGACTCTCTGGCAGGTGGCGCTAGTCGACCTCGGGGTGTTGGCCCTGGCCGGCCTCGGCCTGCTCGTCGCCCTCCAGGTGGGCTGGCAGCGGGCCCGGGCCCGCTGGGAGCAGGAGTTGGGGGCCGATCCCCGCCAGTCCCCCACCGAACTGCTCTTCAGCCTGCGCGCCACCACCCCGGCGGAAGTGGTCCTGACCGCCCTGCGTGCGGCCCAGGGCCGAGTGGCGGAGCACCCCATGGGCTCGGCCCCCCTGGTGCAATGGCTGGACCACCTGGCCTGGGACCCGGCCACCATCAGCCCGCCCCCCCTGCCCCGGCGGCGGGTGGTGGACACCCGCGTCCGCCTGGGTCCGCGGGCTGCCCGGCCGCTGGAGCTGGCCCTGCCCGTGCTGCCGGCACCCATGGGCTACGGGGTGGGCGTGACCGACGCCGCCAAGGTGGCCCTGGCCCAGGCCGCCACCGTCTCCGGCACGGCCGCCGCCAGCGGCGAAGGGCCGTACCTGCCCGAGGAGCGGGCCTGGGCCCACCGCTGGATTCTGCAGGCCAGCCGCGCCGGCTGGGCCCACCAGCGGGCAGTGGTGGCCCTGGCGGACATGGTGGAGATTCAGATCGGGCAGGGGGCGGAGGCGGCCATCGGCATCGCCAAGGGGCCCCGCCACCTGCCCCGGCGCCTGCGTCACGCCTCCGATCATCCCCGGACCCCCATCCGCATCCACGCCCGGCCCCCCCGCAGCCTGGCCGCCTGGATACGGGCCATTCACCGGGCCAATCCGGCGGTGCCGGTGGGGGTCAAGCTGCCGGCCTCCGCCCACCTGGAGGCCGATTTGGCCCGGCTGCTGGAGGCGGGAGTGGACGTCATCACCCTGGACGGGGCGGAGGCGGCCAGCGCCAACAGCCCCGCTGTCATCAGCGACCACTTCGGCCTGCCCACGGCCGTGGCGGTGGCCCGCGCCCACCGCTGGCTGGTCGCCCAGGGGCTGCGGGACCGCGTCAGCCTGGTAGCCTCGGGCGGGGCGCGGGGCGCGGCGGACATCGCCAAGCTGCTGGCCCTGGGGGCGGACGCGGTAGCGGTCGGCACCAGCCTGCTGCTGGCCATGAGCCACGGTCAGGTGCACCGGGTGGTCCCGGCCGCCGGCCCGGCGGCGCTGGTGCTGGCGGCCCCCCGCATCCCCGGCGGCGGCCTGAAGGTGGGGGATGCGGCCGAGCACCTGGCCCGCTGGTTCGCCGCCACCCGCGAGGAACTGGTGCTGATCGCCCAGGCGCTGGGGGTCCCGTCGCTGAGGGCCCTCAATCCCTCGCAGCTGGTGGCCCGCAGCGAGGAGGCGGCCCGCCTGTTCGGCATCCCCTACGCCGGAGCCCCGCCCGGCCGGCCGCCAGCGGCCTGGGCGCATAACCTGACCGCCCTGGCTGCAGGCTATCGCCGGTTGGAACAGATCCTGGACGGCATCGGCCGCGGGCTGGGCCTGCGGCCGCCTGCGAAAGGCGGGGGTGAGTATGGCGGCGGATAG
- a CDS encoding putative Spore germination protein (Evidence 3 : Putative function from multiple computational evidences) — translation MRTMAESHPAEPIGPGQFFWLHAASMVGGGVYLWPGPLLAAAGPDAWWAFLVTVLGVAGVTYLRFAWIGYLRSASLPDLLMRTWGRALTWVLLTGITVVALASAAMLLALFGQMLQTFFYPLTPIGVLEGVTLGEAYLLSRQSLAVMARNVTFWLPLVMGSALFLIILAARNVQDTAALAPAWPPGTEPVLTGVAWTWFLWMQCEVSAALVPHVRGASLARLRWLAIGSELFEGLLLGLLLASVLGDLGPQAARALRWPTVYLFSNLTIHTFLITRVGVFVLFAWVVSMVTFLAMYLFLFGWHWQLQLGLDNHGRRVLTGGLGAALLAAAVLLDRDHLVVLLLTRVVSPLCLVMTGLLVPASLLRTAWRARRWAVPA, via the coding sequence ATGAGGACCATGGCCGAGTCGCACCCGGCGGAACCGATTGGGCCCGGGCAGTTCTTCTGGCTGCACGCCGCCAGCATGGTAGGGGGCGGGGTCTACCTCTGGCCCGGCCCCTTGCTGGCGGCAGCGGGCCCCGATGCTTGGTGGGCGTTTCTGGTCACCGTGTTGGGTGTAGCGGGCGTAACCTACCTCCGCTTCGCCTGGATCGGCTACCTCCGGTCCGCCTCTTTGCCTGACCTCCTCATGCGCACCTGGGGCCGGGCCCTCACCTGGGTGCTGCTGACCGGGATTACGGTGGTAGCCCTGGCCTCGGCCGCCATGCTGCTGGCCCTCTTCGGGCAGATGCTGCAGACCTTTTTCTACCCCCTCACCCCCATCGGGGTGCTGGAAGGCGTCACGCTGGGGGAAGCCTACTTGCTGAGCCGCCAGAGTCTGGCGGTCATGGCCCGCAATGTCACCTTCTGGCTACCGCTGGTGATGGGATCCGCCCTGTTCCTGATTATCCTGGCGGCCCGCAACGTGCAGGACACCGCCGCCCTGGCCCCCGCTTGGCCGCCGGGGACGGAACCCGTGCTGACCGGGGTGGCCTGGACCTGGTTCCTCTGGATGCAATGCGAGGTGTCGGCGGCGCTGGTCCCCCATGTGCGGGGAGCGTCCCTGGCCCGCCTACGGTGGCTGGCGATCGGCAGCGAGCTGTTCGAGGGACTCCTGCTGGGACTCCTGCTGGCCTCGGTGTTGGGGGACCTCGGCCCCCAGGCCGCCCGCGCCCTGCGCTGGCCCACGGTGTACCTGTTTTCCAACCTGACCATCCATACCTTCTTAATCACCCGGGTGGGGGTGTTTGTGCTCTTCGCCTGGGTGGTGTCGATGGTGACCTTCCTGGCTATGTACCTCTTCCTGTTCGGATGGCACTGGCAGCTGCAGCTGGGCCTCGACAACCACGGCCGGCGGGTGCTGACCGGAGGGCTGGGGGCAGCGCTCCTGGCCGCTGCGGTGCTTCTGGACCGCGATCATCTGGTGGTGCTCCTGCTCACGCGGGTAGTAAGCCCCCTTTGCCTGGTCATGACCGGCCTCCTGGTCCCGGCCTCGCTCCTGCGCACCGCCTGGCGCGCCCGTCGGTGGGCAGTACCGGCATGA
- a CDS encoding putative Spore gernimation protein (Evidence 3 : Putative function from multiple computational evidences) produces the protein MTARRLLPLAAALGALALGGCWDARAINDRAIMLAVAVAPGSQGRLQWSLVFPNVVTTISSLSGISPQAAYYRLNVQAPTLGRALALARQRLSREVYSGHIEVVLFSPGLTAGQLAAVTNGFNNVGTIRKSFWAAAGPLALSARTGPETVVPEYPLAKFFNCFGCQSFYAGLYGWQLWAATRTPGISPVLPLAESTRQGMVVDRVAVFRPGQPAAVMNEPATQGWAYLTGRVRRESLDLRYRAGQYSLARIRDRVTRRVRWHRGVKQVDTHITVSAYLAQAPPGAMPKGAAIAAVERLAARRILHECQAAVAFANRTHTDPFGYGRRLDWLHDPAAAGLPAQRLTTAPLRARITVQVMLKREGMQEQ, from the coding sequence ATGACGGCCCGGCGGCTGCTCCCCCTGGCCGCTGCTCTGGGAGCCCTGGCCCTGGGCGGCTGCTGGGACGCCCGCGCCATTAACGACCGCGCCATTATGCTGGCGGTCGCGGTGGCCCCCGGCAGCCAGGGCCGCCTGCAGTGGTCGCTGGTGTTCCCCAATGTGGTCACCACCATCTCCAGCCTGTCCGGGATCAGCCCCCAGGCCGCCTACTACCGGCTAAACGTGCAGGCCCCCACCTTGGGCCGGGCCCTGGCCCTGGCCCGCCAGCGGCTGTCGCGGGAGGTGTATAGCGGCCATATCGAGGTGGTGCTCTTCTCCCCCGGCCTCACTGCCGGCCAGCTGGCCGCTGTGACCAACGGCTTCAACAATGTCGGCACTATCCGCAAGTCCTTCTGGGCCGCGGCGGGACCCTTGGCGCTCAGCGCCCGCACCGGCCCTGAGACGGTGGTGCCCGAGTATCCCCTGGCCAAGTTTTTCAACTGTTTCGGCTGCCAATCCTTCTACGCCGGTCTGTATGGCTGGCAGCTGTGGGCCGCAACCCGTACCCCCGGTATCAGCCCGGTGCTGCCCCTGGCGGAAAGCACCCGGCAGGGGATGGTCGTTGACCGGGTGGCGGTCTTCCGGCCCGGACAGCCGGCCGCGGTCATGAACGAGCCTGCCACCCAAGGCTGGGCCTACCTCACCGGGCGGGTCCGCCGGGAAAGCCTCGACCTCCGCTACCGCGCCGGCCAGTATTCCCTCGCCCGCATTCGCGACCGGGTCACCCGGCGGGTACGCTGGCACCGGGGCGTCAAGCAGGTGGATACCCACATCACCGTCAGTGCCTATCTGGCCCAGGCCCCGCCAGGGGCAATGCCCAAGGGGGCCGCCATCGCGGCGGTGGAACGGCTGGCAGCCCGCCGCATCCTACACGAATGCCAAGCAGCGGTGGCATTCGCCAACCGCACCCACACTGATCCTTTCGGTTACGGGCGCCGCCTGGACTGGCTGCATGACCCGGCCGCCGCCGGCCTGCCGGCCCAGCGCCTAACAACAGCCCCGCTGAGGGCCCGCATCACGGTACAGGTCATGCTCAAACGGGAAGGGATGCAAGAGCAATGA
- a CDS encoding Spore germination protein GerKA: MAAPRRGGTWSEESQKLVAALDRLLATLGDRYRPDLREVETRLRRGIGRSPDVLIRRLAVPAVAPDYALLVCIDGLVDTRMVDQDIAAPLLVTHQPPAAWGEAVFTPSHIRRMAHWSAILQALAAGNTLVMAPDLPFVWVVDTGRYRQRSVQRPLTEHSVRGPEDSFNEVLLSQMNQIRQRLHEPRLRFSPVRIGRLQHTQVAVAYLEGLTNPALVRTVLTRLRAVDIAGHADATQIAGLIRDHPRSIFPTIRATERVDIAVRRLLEGKVVILVDGDPFVLIAPAPLADFYRTAMDYASTWADTAVVRIIRLGGWAIGVYLPALYVALTEVNPSLVSTSLFVLTAGNNVGLSLPPLGQVVFMVFILEVLREAALRLPQPLSTTIGTVGAIVVGTAVVKAAYVSPQVIVIMTLTALSFFSAPLYELTGTWRLIGFGMLGAAAFLGILGMVLFTMAFIGVISGMTSFGVPYFEPWAPFRGRDWLDVLWRVPWSSLRTRPTASRPRRVVLSRGRAPAARPHLRRERRP; this comes from the coding sequence ATGGCCGCGCCCCGCCGTGGAGGCACCTGGAGCGAGGAGAGCCAGAAACTCGTGGCTGCCCTCGACCGCCTACTGGCAACGCTGGGGGACCGCTACCGGCCCGACCTCAGGGAGGTGGAGACCCGGCTGCGCCGGGGCATCGGCCGCAGCCCCGATGTGCTCATCCGCCGGCTAGCAGTGCCGGCGGTAGCGCCGGATTACGCCCTGCTGGTCTGCATTGACGGGCTGGTCGATACGCGGATGGTGGACCAGGACATCGCCGCCCCGCTGCTGGTCACGCACCAGCCGCCGGCGGCCTGGGGGGAGGCGGTATTCACGCCCTCCCACATCCGGCGAATGGCGCACTGGTCCGCCATCCTGCAGGCCCTGGCCGCCGGCAACACCCTGGTGATGGCCCCCGACCTGCCCTTCGTTTGGGTGGTAGACACCGGCCGCTACCGGCAGCGGAGTGTGCAGCGCCCACTGACCGAACACAGCGTGCGGGGCCCTGAGGACAGCTTCAACGAGGTGCTCCTGTCCCAGATGAACCAAATCCGCCAGCGGCTGCATGAACCCCGCCTGCGCTTCAGCCCCGTCCGCATCGGGCGCCTGCAACATACCCAGGTAGCGGTGGCGTACCTCGAGGGGCTCACCAACCCCGCCCTGGTGCGGACAGTGCTCACCCGGCTGCGGGCGGTGGATATCGCCGGCCATGCCGACGCCACCCAGATCGCAGGCCTCATCCGCGACCACCCCCGCTCCATCTTCCCCACCATCCGCGCGACCGAACGGGTGGACATCGCTGTCCGCCGGCTGCTGGAGGGGAAGGTGGTCATCCTGGTGGACGGGGACCCGTTCGTGCTCATCGCCCCCGCTCCCCTAGCCGACTTCTACCGCACAGCCATGGATTACGCCAGCACCTGGGCCGACACGGCGGTGGTACGCATCATCCGGCTGGGCGGCTGGGCGATCGGGGTCTACCTGCCCGCGCTCTATGTGGCCTTGACCGAGGTCAACCCCAGTCTGGTCTCCACCTCGCTGTTTGTGCTCACCGCCGGCAACAACGTGGGTCTGTCCTTGCCGCCGCTCGGGCAGGTGGTGTTCATGGTGTTCATCCTCGAGGTGCTGCGGGAGGCAGCCCTGCGCCTGCCCCAACCGCTCTCCACCACCATCGGCACGGTAGGGGCCATCGTGGTGGGCACTGCCGTTGTGAAGGCCGCCTACGTCAGCCCGCAGGTGATCGTGATCATGACCCTCACCGCCCTCAGCTTCTTCTCCGCTCCCCTCTATGAATTGACCGGCACTTGGCGCCTCATCGGGTTCGGCATGCTGGGGGCAGCGGCCTTCCTGGGCATTCTGGGCATGGTACTGTTTACGATGGCCTTTATCGGCGTCATCAGCGGGATGACCTCGTTCGGGGTCCCCTACTTTGAACCCTGGGCCCCCTTCCGGGGTCGGGACTGGCTGGATGTCCTGTGGCGGGTGCCCTGGTCCTCCCTCCGCACCCGTCCCACCGCCAGCCGTCCCCGTCGGGTAGTTCTCTCTCGCGGCCGGGCACCGGCGGCGCGCCCGCACCTCCGCCGGGAACGGCGGCCATGA
- the cydA gene encoding cytochrome bb' ubiquinol oxidase, subunit I (Evidence 2a : Function from experimental evidences in other organisms; PubMedId : 9852001, 10551842, 15231791, 15849754, 16850406; Product type e : enzyme) yields the protein MMPQVILARWQFGITTVYHFLFVPLTIGLAFLLAVIESYYVATGNEEYRRAAQFWGRLFLINFALGVVTGILQEFQFGMNWASYSRFVGDIFGAPLAIEGLLSFFLESTFLGIWMFGWDRLPRGLHLFAIWMVAVGTTTSALWILTANSFMQEPVGFKLVHGRAEMNNFWALLGNPQLWVEFPHTVLGAFSTGAFFMIGVSAWWLLRRGRQPEFLHSIRIGLTVAALASILTVVVGHDQAQHLVTAQPMKLAAAEALWDSSPQHAPWAVVGWVTPATHTTEFALRIPDLLTILAYNRLSGSVTGMNVIQARYVHRYGPGNYMPPVRPVFYSFRVMILAGTLMVLLSWLGVYWVIKNRLLLHRRYLKVMVWAIGLPYLANIAGWLMTEIGRQPWIVFGLLLTDKGVSPTVGAGEIWTTLVGFTAVYAILAAADVYLLVKFIKAGLASEQLTGEARTA from the coding sequence ATGATGCCCCAGGTTATCCTGGCGCGCTGGCAATTCGGGATTACGACTGTGTACCATTTCCTGTTCGTCCCCCTGACGATAGGGCTGGCCTTTCTGCTGGCCGTGATCGAGTCCTACTACGTGGCGACGGGCAACGAGGAGTACCGTCGGGCGGCGCAGTTCTGGGGGCGGTTGTTCCTTATCAACTTCGCCCTGGGGGTGGTGACCGGCATCCTGCAGGAGTTCCAGTTCGGCATGAACTGGGCCTCTTATTCCCGCTTCGTGGGTGACATCTTCGGCGCCCCCCTGGCCATCGAGGGCCTACTCTCCTTTTTCCTGGAATCGACCTTCCTCGGCATCTGGATGTTCGGCTGGGACCGGCTCCCGCGGGGGCTGCATCTGTTCGCCATTTGGATGGTGGCGGTGGGCACCACCACTTCCGCCCTCTGGATCCTGACCGCCAACTCCTTCATGCAGGAACCGGTGGGCTTCAAGCTGGTGCACGGCCGGGCGGAGATGAACAACTTCTGGGCCCTGCTCGGCAACCCCCAGCTGTGGGTGGAGTTCCCGCACACCGTGCTGGGGGCCTTCTCCACCGGCGCCTTCTTCATGATAGGGGTGAGCGCCTGGTGGCTGTTGCGGCGCGGCCGGCAGCCCGAGTTCCTGCATTCCATCCGCATCGGGCTGACGGTGGCGGCCCTGGCCAGCATCCTGACCGTGGTGGTGGGGCACGACCAGGCCCAGCACCTGGTCACGGCCCAGCCCATGAAGCTGGCGGCGGCGGAGGCGCTTTGGGACTCGAGCCCGCAGCACGCCCCCTGGGCGGTGGTGGGGTGGGTCACCCCCGCCACCCATACCACCGAGTTCGCCCTCCGCATTCCCGACCTGCTGACTATCCTGGCCTATAACCGCCTCAGCGGGAGCGTGACGGGCATGAACGTGATCCAGGCCCGCTACGTGCACCGCTACGGGCCGGGCAACTACATGCCGCCGGTGCGGCCGGTGTTCTACAGCTTCCGGGTCATGATCCTGGCCGGCACCCTCATGGTGCTGCTCTCCTGGCTGGGGGTGTACTGGGTGATCAAAAACCGCTTGCTCCTCCACCGCCGCTACCTCAAGGTGATGGTCTGGGCCATCGGCCTGCCCTACCTGGCCAACATCGCCGGCTGGCTGATGACCGAGATCGGGCGCCAGCCCTGGATCGTGTTCGGGCTGCTGCTGACCGACAAGGGGGTGTCGCCCACCGTGGGAGCGGGGGAGATCTGGACCACCCTGGTGGGCTTCACTGCCGTCTACGCCATCCTGGCCGCGGCGGATGTCTACCTGCTGGTGAAATTCATCAAGGCCGGGCTGGCCAGCGAACAGCTGACCGGCGAGGCCAGGACCGCCTGA
- the cydB gene encoding cytochrome bb' ubiquinol oxidase (subunit II) (Evidence 2a : Function from experimental evidences in other organisms; PubMedId : 9852001, 10551842, 15231791, 15849754, 16850406; Product type e : enzyme), with product MALNVVWFVLIAVLFTGYFFLEGFDYGVGILLPFLGRNDQERRVMANAIGPVWDANEVWLIVAGGAMFAAFPQWYATLFSGFYLALFLLLVALIVRGVGIEFRSRDERPGWRQTWDWLFFFGSLVPAVVWGVAMTDLVQGLPIDGHMNYVGTFLDLFTPFSLVGGAVSGLLFTLHGALFLALKTGEPLAARAMGTARRLAPLAVLAVAVYILMGYMVVPVLHRLGPDPGSIPVLAALSLVAAWALTVQERPGWAFAANGVTIVLTTITLFLLLYPRVMVSSLNPAWSLTIYNAASNPYSLKVMSIVAITLVPVVLAYQAWTYWMFRKRVRLHDELHY from the coding sequence ATGGCGCTCAATGTGGTCTGGTTTGTCCTGATTGCGGTGCTGTTCACCGGCTATTTCTTTCTCGAGGGGTTCGACTACGGGGTGGGGATCCTGCTGCCCTTCCTCGGCCGCAACGACCAGGAGCGGCGGGTGATGGCCAACGCCATCGGCCCGGTGTGGGATGCCAACGAGGTGTGGCTGATCGTGGCGGGCGGGGCGATGTTCGCAGCTTTCCCCCAGTGGTACGCTACCCTCTTCAGCGGCTTTTACCTGGCCCTCTTCCTCCTGCTGGTGGCGCTCATCGTGCGGGGGGTGGGCATCGAGTTCCGCAGCCGGGACGAGCGCCCCGGCTGGCGGCAGACCTGGGACTGGCTCTTCTTCTTCGGCAGTTTGGTGCCGGCGGTGGTGTGGGGGGTGGCCATGACCGACCTGGTGCAGGGGCTGCCTATCGACGGGCATATGAACTATGTGGGCACCTTCCTCGACCTCTTTACCCCCTTCTCGCTGGTGGGGGGCGCCGTTTCGGGCCTGCTCTTCACCCTGCACGGGGCCCTGTTCCTGGCCTTGAAGACCGGGGAGCCGCTGGCGGCCCGCGCCATGGGCACCGCCCGCCGCCTGGCCCCCCTGGCGGTGCTGGCGGTGGCGGTCTACATCCTCATGGGTTACATGGTGGTGCCGGTGCTCCACCGGCTGGGACCCGATCCCGGCTCCATCCCCGTGCTGGCCGCCTTGAGCCTTGTCGCCGCCTGGGCGCTGACGGTGCAGGAGCGGCCGGGGTGGGCCTTTGCCGCCAATGGCGTCACCATCGTGCTCACCACCATCACCCTGTTCCTGCTGCTGTATCCGCGGGTGATGGTCTCCAGCCTCAACCCGGCCTGGAGCCTGACCATCTATAACGCCGCCTCCAACCCCTATTCGCTCAAGGTGATGTCGATCGTGGCCATCACCCTGGTGCCGGTGGTGCTGGCCTACCAGGCCTGGACCTATTGGATGTTCCGCAAGCGGGTGCGCCTGCACGACGAGCTGCACTACTGA
- a CDS encoding Pyr_redox_2 domain-containing protein encodes MAAPLEVVVLGARIGGLAVLYWLRHRFPARAIRVTVVERWATGVFRPELVHALDRAPGFVDHLTLNTERAVRRVYQARWVHDTAVRIDPRARRVHLAAGAPLAYDVLFVATGVDPAWERIPGLGPEAGGICEAHLARHTAVDLAGHPPARLVLAAGPWSGDPASPHLTAGFDMPLFESALLWDGALRRRRRRDRHHIRIVTPAPVAAEGAGPAGRRRLTALLEQRGIAVTLGARYRAVEPGHIRLEDGEDVPYDRTIWTPPYAGSQLARASGIDDGYGWIPTDGYLRHPEWPSIYAVGDIGRLTVPKHGHQALIQARVAVTHLWATLHGRTPPAPYRPWALWALETGDGRALLDYVAPAPDGGLREWAWWGRPVAWAKDLFVITYLALGGHLPWMP; translated from the coding sequence ATGGCGGCCCCGCTGGAGGTCGTGGTGCTGGGGGCCCGCATCGGGGGGCTGGCGGTGCTGTACTGGCTCCGCCACCGCTTCCCGGCCCGCGCGATCCGGGTGACGGTGGTGGAACGCTGGGCCACGGGCGTGTTCCGGCCCGAGCTGGTGCATGCCCTCGACCGCGCGCCCGGCTTCGTGGACCATCTGACCCTGAATACGGAACGGGCGGTGCGCCGGGTCTACCAGGCGCGCTGGGTGCACGACACCGCCGTGCGCATCGACCCCCGCGCCCGGCGGGTCCACCTGGCGGCCGGGGCGCCCCTCGCCTACGACGTCCTGTTTGTGGCCACCGGGGTGGATCCCGCCTGGGAGCGCATCCCCGGCCTCGGCCCGGAGGCGGGCGGCATCTGCGAGGCTCACCTGGCCCGGCACACCGCCGTCGACCTGGCCGGCCACCCGCCCGCCCGCCTGGTGCTGGCCGCCGGCCCCTGGTCCGGGGACCCCGCCTCCCCCCACCTCACGGCCGGGTTCGACATGCCGCTGTTCGAGTCCGCCCTGTTGTGGGACGGGGCCCTGCGCCGCCGCCGGCGCCGCGACCGCCACCACATCCGCATCGTCACCCCGGCGCCGGTCGCGGCGGAAGGGGCCGGCCCCGCCGGCCGCCGCCGGCTGACGGCGCTGCTGGAGCAGCGCGGCATCGCCGTCACCCTGGGCGCCCGTTACCGGGCGGTGGAGCCGGGCCACATCCGGCTCGAGGACGGGGAGGATGTCCCCTACGACCGCACCATCTGGACCCCGCCCTATGCCGGCTCCCAGCTGGCCCGGGCCAGCGGCATCGACGACGGCTACGGCTGGATCCCCACCGACGGCTACCTGCGGCACCCGGAATGGCCGTCCATCTATGCCGTCGGGGACATCGGACGCCTGACGGTGCCGAAACACGGTCACCAGGCGCTCATTCAGGCGCGGGTGGCGGTCACCCACCTGTGGGCCACCCTGCACGGCCGTACCCCGCCCGCCCCCTACCGGCCCTGGGCGCTCTGGGCCCTGGAAACCGGTGACGGCCGGGCCCTCTTGGATTACGTGGCCCCGGCCCCCGACGGCGGTCTGCGGGAATGGGCCTGGTGGGGACGGCCGGTGGCCTGGGCCAAGGACCTCTTCGTTATCACCTACCTGGCCCTGGGCGGCCACCTGCCCTGGATGCCCTAA
- a CDS encoding protein of unknown function (Evidence 5 : Unknown function), translating to MYGVPMLDNLLQARAGSSAPFLITDPEGPVLTYAWLAAGVEDWGRALAAAGLGAGSRLALVLGPGPAWAAAYLAALRGDLLVAALDPAAPAGILREWLNRLQPDLVVAQPGAPVGRGWPRVLLSPGALLPPRLPAAGDRTRPGPEADGALVCAEPDGPWRPVRLSRPQLLYVAAKVARHLHLGPGDVGLSGYPLSDLEGQVTGLLATLVAGSALLAGAAAQRSGSALRPTWANLPPARAGARPLPGLRLVRVPWRPGEVRPEAEWEARWGCPVLTAYDVAEAGGQVAAEAPPPAPRRPGSVGRPLGVAVSVHDAEGWDLPPGVEGEVWIKGPGVIHAYWGQTYGRRFRQGWFRTGDLGYLDPDGYLYLTGRLGADLPAWLRRAPAAARPSPVRWGPGLVPGWY from the coding sequence ATGTACGGCGTCCCCATGCTGGACAACCTGCTGCAGGCCCGCGCCGGCAGCAGCGCCCCGTTCCTCATCACCGACCCCGAGGGACCTGTCCTGACCTACGCCTGGCTGGCGGCAGGGGTGGAGGACTGGGGCCGGGCGCTGGCTGCCGCCGGGCTGGGGGCGGGCAGCCGCCTGGCCCTGGTGCTGGGGCCGGGCCCCGCCTGGGCGGCGGCCTATCTGGCCGCGCTGCGGGGCGACTTGCTGGTGGCAGCCCTGGACCCTGCCGCTCCGGCCGGCATTCTGCGCGAATGGTTGAACCGCCTGCAGCCCGACCTGGTGGTGGCGCAGCCGGGAGCCCCGGTAGGGCGGGGCTGGCCGCGGGTGCTGCTCTCCCCCGGGGCTCTGTTGCCTCCGCGCCTGCCGGCAGCGGGGGACCGGACCCGCCCGGGACCCGAGGCCGACGGGGCCCTGGTCTGCGCCGAGCCGGACGGCCCCTGGCGCCCGGTGAGGCTCTCCCGCCCCCAGCTGCTGTATGTGGCGGCCAAGGTAGCCCGCCACCTCCACCTGGGGCCGGGCGACGTGGGCCTCTCCGGTTACCCCCTCAGCGACCTGGAGGGGCAGGTGACCGGGCTCCTGGCCACCCTGGTGGCGGGGTCGGCCCTACTGGCCGGGGCAGCCGCCCAGCGCTCGGGATCGGCGCTGCGGCCCACCTGGGCCAACCTGCCGCCTGCCCGGGCGGGTGCCCGGCCGCTGCCGGGTCTGCGCCTGGTGCGGGTGCCCTGGCGTCCGGGTGAGGTGCGGCCGGAAGCGGAGTGGGAGGCGCGCTGGGGCTGTCCGGTGCTCACGGCTTATGACGTGGCGGAGGCGGGCGGCCAGGTGGCAGCGGAGGCGCCGCCGCCTGCCCCCCGCCGGCCCGGGTCGGTGGGACGGCCGCTGGGGGTGGCGGTCAGCGTACACGATGCCGAAGGTTGGGACCTGCCACCGGGGGTGGAGGGGGAGGTGTGGATCAAGGGGCCGGGGGTCATCCACGCCTATTGGGGTCAGACCTACGGCCGCCGGTTCCGGCAGGGCTGGTTCCGCACCGGTGACCTCGGCTACCTGGACCCGGACGGCTACCTGTACCTGACCGGCCGCCTGGGTGCAGACCTGCCGGCCTGGCTGCGCCGGGCACCCGCTGCGGCCCGTCCTTCCCCGGTGCGTTGGGGTCCGGGGCTGGTACCGGGCTGGTACTGA
- a CDS encoding protein of unknown function (Evidence 5 : Unknown function): MHHGLIPALHHLPLATRALLAAAVVVLGGALLTRLATAAIKLAVVVLLALWAWQFFHL; this comes from the coding sequence ATGCATCACGGCCTCATCCCCGCCCTGCATCACCTGCCGCTGGCCACCCGTGCCCTGCTGGCGGCGGCGGTGGTGGTCCTCGGCGGCGCCCTCCTCACCCGCCTGGCCACCGCGGCCATCAAGCTGGCGGTGGTGGTGCTGCTGGCCCTCTGGGCCTGGCAGTTCTTCCACTTGTAG